The following are from one region of the Quercus robur chromosome 1, dhQueRobu3.1, whole genome shotgun sequence genome:
- the LOC126720695 gene encoding subtilisin-like protease SBT4.15, with amino-acid sequence MVRTFMITLFLLATQFHWSFTHGSGDTFRKAYIVYMGETPRSRTSATATGEGEGEGLRSKTSAADLQHNVLSSVIQDASTAQQSKIHSYTKSFNAFAAKLLPDEVQKLRENENVVSVFPSRIRKLHTTRSWDILRMPQTLKRNHQIESNIIVGVLDSGIYMDAPSFNDNGLGPPPSKWKGRCQVAGNFTGCNNKVIGAVFYNNDPATRHPNPSPQDEEGHGSHTSSTIAGASIAGASLYGLAQGTARGGVPSARIAMYKVCWPKGCSDIDLLAAMDDAIDDGVDVLSISISGESNSFFDNSFAIGSFHAMKKGIFTACSAGNSGPDLYTVQNTAPWIMTVGASGLDRQFLTPVKVGNGIETTGLSINTFSPNKKMYPLTTAAIAANKLGRFCDEGSLDREKVNGKIVLCQGGARLSYIKSLGGIGAIVSLQKKRDTSFISAIPATYVDSIFGHKILAYVNSTKFPQAVIYKSKTAPNAAAPFLASFSSRGPAMLSRTLLKPDVVAPGVNILAAYTKLSSMTGTLGDDRFDVYTLMSGTSMSCPHVAGAAAYIKTFHPNWSPSAIKSALMTTASELRIKAAVAELGYGAGQIDPVSALHPGLIYDLSKLDYIRFLCEEGYSGTTLRLFTEDNTDCASVPNIGGHDSLNYPSMYYQFQNPNTSINIVFHRTVTNVGLKNSIYKATVKAPRNLKVSVIPNVLAFSQLNEKKSFNVTIQGPPLLLQTNQITHLSASLEWSDTKHRVRSPIFVTLAQQM; translated from the exons ATGGTTCGAACTTTTATGATCACCCTCTTCCTTTTGGCTACGCAGTTTCATTGGTCATTCACTCATGGTTCTGGTGACACATTTAGAAAG GCTTACATTGTGTATATGGGAGAGACACCGCGGTCAAGAACCAGCGCTACTGCTActggagagggagagggagagggactGCGGTCAAAAACCAGTGCTGCTGATCTTCAACACAACGTCCTTTCTTCAGTAATTCAAGA TGCTAGTACTGCCCAACAGTCCAAAATACATAGCTACACGAAGAGTTTTAATGCATTTGCAGCAAAGCTATTGCCAGATGAAGTTCAAAAACTACGAG AGAACGAAAATGTGGTGTCAGTATTTCCTAGTAGAATACGGAAACTTCATACAACAAGATCATGGGATATCTTAAGAATGCCTCAAACATTGAAGAGAAATCATCAAATTGAAAGTAATATTATTGTTGGTGTATTAGACTCAG gaatttaTATGGATGCTCCAAGTTTTAACGACAATGGACTAGGACCTCCTCCATCAAAATGGAAGGGTAGATGCCAAGTAGCAGGCAACTTCACTGGTTGCAACAA CAAGGTAATAGGTGCAGTGTTCTACAACAACGACCCCGCCACACGCCATCCAAATCCATCCCCACAAGATGAAGAAGGCCACGGCTCTCACACTTCATCCACCATAGCAGGTGCCTCAATAGCAGGCGCAAGCTTATATGGTTTAGCCCAAGGCACAGCTCGAGGTGGGGTTCCATCAGCACGCATTGCAATGTACAAGGTGTGTTGGCCCAAAGGTTGCAGTGATATAGACCTTTTGGCTGCAATGGATGATGCCATTGATGATGGAGTTGACGTGCTATCAATATCTATCAGTGGGGAATCAAATAGCTTCTTTGACAATTCCTTTGCAATTGGTTCCTTTCATGCAATGAAGAAGGGAATTTTCACAGCATGTTCAGCGGGGAATAGCGGCCCAGATTTGTATACAGTGCAAAACACAGCTCCTTGGATAATGACTGTTGGTGCTTCTGGCTTAGATAGGCAGTTTTTGACTCCAGTTAAAGTTGGAAATGGAATAGAAACTACT GGACTTTCCATCAACACATTTTCACCAAACAAGAAGATGTACCCTCTAACCACCGCGGCAATAGCAGCCAATA AATTGGGCAGGTTTTGTGATGAAGGGAGTCTTGATCGGGAAAAGGTCAATGGGAAGATTGTGCTATGCCAAGGAGGAGCAAGACTTAGTTACATTAAGAGTTTGGGTGGGATCGGGGCGATTGTATCTCTCCAAAAGAAGAGAGATACGAGCTTTATATCTGCTATCCCTGCTACCTATGTTGATTCTATTTTTGGTCACAAAATTCTTGCATATGTCAACTCAACCAA ATTCCCTCAGGCTGTCATATACAAGTCCAAAACAGCACCCAATGCTGCGGCACCCTTTCTGGCTTCCTTTTCATCTCGAGGTCCGGCCATGCTCTCTCGCACATTACTTAAG CCGGATGTTGTGGCACCTGGGGTAAATATACTAGCTGCTTACACTAAACTTTCATCAATGACTGGAACTCTTGGCGACGATCGGTTTGATGTGTATACTTTAATGTCTGGAACTTCAATGTCTTGCCCTCATGTGGCTGGAGCCGCTGCCTACATCAAAACATTCCACCCCAACTGGTCTCCTTCTGCAATCAAATCGGCCCTAATGACAACTG CATCTGAATTGAGAATCAAGGCTGCTGTTGCTGAGTTAGGCTATGGTGCTGGCCAGATTGACCCTGTTAGCGCACTGCACCCCGGTTTGATCTATGACCTGTCAAAGCTTGACTACATCCGCTTCCTATGCGAAGAGGGCTACAGTGGGACAACTCTACGCTTGTTCACTGAAGATAACACCGATTGTGCAAGTGTCCCTAACATTGGAGGACATGATTCCCTAAATTACCCATCCATGTATTATCAATTTCAAAACCCTAACACTAGTATAAACATCGTCTTTCATAGGACAGTTACAAATGTGGGCCTTAAAAATTCCATATACAAGGCAACTGTCAAGGCGCCGAGGAATCTCAAGGTCTCTGTTATTCCGAACGTACTAGCTTTTAGTCAACTTAATGAGAAAAAATCTTTCAACGTTACGATACAGGGGCCACCATTGTTGCTCCAAACTAACCAAATTACCCATTTATCAGCATCATTGGAATGGAGTGACACTAAACATAGAGTCAGGAGTCCCATATTCGTTACTCTGGCACAACAGATGTAG